A window of the Miscanthus floridulus cultivar M001 chromosome 14, ASM1932011v1, whole genome shotgun sequence genome harbors these coding sequences:
- the LOC136504482 gene encoding protein RTF1 homolog produces MSKPKSNLDDLLLQAAGRTGKNQSRPSNQRWNSGGSGSDGFDDDSDSDAAPTYSRKKPSQVPLKKRHQPEKGVRRGGGGWKDEDEDEDGRRSGGEDSDSAPSVGSDLYKDEDDKERLESMSELQREMILHDRGARRDDYKLKQRARASSSKTDKVGARKDSSPPPPPSRMRSSTRTDKSGSAAKSALDELRAKRTMRQQDTEARNRFNVLLPHSGSPTRRRAGSPPSDGSNDGDNRGRLNDHGRISDDGRDDEFDESPSRLDPLKFDDVKSITLRRSKLVKWFMEPFFDDLISGCFVRLGIGKTKSGNPRYRLCIVRNVDASDPDRKYRLESYTTCKYLNVVWGSEADAARWQMTQVSDSPPNEEEFKEWLQEAEKNGARIPTRQEVLDKKEAIQEAYNFVYSAQTVQQMLKEKSAVRRPINVAAEKDRLRSELEMALSRRNEAEAERIRAKLKNLQNGPQPVSKDDKAAKLEAMNRKNRADNFKNASELKPVNTSLKAGEAGYDPFSRRWTRSRNYYASKPGGDNAEETANGSSSNVVPSNEDMESKAQTGTAATTAAQVAAADAGKLIDTNAPVDLGTESNVLHTFELPISLSSLQEFGGAKGLFDGYMARRQKIEATMGYKVPDNDGRRHALTLSVSDYKRRRGLL; encoded by the coding sequence ATGTCGAAGCCGAAGTCGAACCTAGATGATCTGCTTCTGCAGGCCGCCGGCCGGACGGGGAAGAACCAGTCCCGTCCTAGCAACCAGCGGTGGAACTCTGGGGGGAGCGGCTCCGACGGCTTCGACgacgactccgactccgacgccGCGCCGACCTACTCGAGGAAGAAGCCTTCGCAGGTACCGCTCAAGAAGCGGCACCAGCCGGAGAAGGGCGTCCGGCGTGGCGGCGGTGGGTggaaggacgaggatgaggacgaagaTGGGCGCCGGAGTGGCGGGGAGGACTCGGACAGCGCCCCTTCAGTCGGGAGTGACCTAtacaaggatgaggacgacaaGGAGCGTCTAGAGAGCATGTCTGAGCTGCAAAGGGAGATGATCCTGCACGACCGGGGCGCCCGCCGCGACGACTACAAGCTCAAGCAGCGGGCACGTGCGTCCTCGTCCAAGACGGACAAGGTGGGTGCGCGAAAGGATAGCAGCCCACCCCCGCCGCCAAGCCGGATGCGGTCTTCAACCCGAACTGACAAGTCTGGATCTGCCGCCAAGAGCGCGCTGGACGAGCTGCGGGCAAAGCGGACTATGCGGCAACAGGACACGGAGGCGCGCAACAGGTTCAATGTCCTGCTCCCACATAGTGGCTCACCGACTAGGCGTAGGGCTGGGAGCCCCCCAAGTGATGGGAGCAACGATGGTGATAACAGGGGTAGGCTGAATGATCATGGGAGGATTTCTGATGATGGCAGGGATGATGAATTTGATGAATCGCCGAGTAGGCTTGACCCACTCAAGTTTGATGATGTGAAGAGTATTACCCTCAGGAGGTCAAAGCTGGTGAAATGGTTCATGGAACCATTCTTTGATGATCTAATTTCTGGGTGTTTTGTGCGGCTAGGTATTGGCAAGACAAAGTCTGGGAACCCGAGATACAGGCTGTGCATAGTGAGGAATGTGGATGCAAGCGATCCGGATCGGAAGTACAGACTCGAGAGCTACACGACATGCAAATATCTCAATGTTGTCTGGGGTAGTGAGGCTGATGCTGCCCGGTGGCAGATGACTCAGGTATCAGACTCCCCACCCAACGAAGAAGAGTTCAAGGAATGGCTGCAAGAGGCTGAGAAGAATGGTGCGCGTATACCGACTCGTCAGGAAGTGCTGGATAAGAAAGAAGCCATTCAGGAGGCCTATAACTTTGTGTATTCAGCACAAACTGTACAGCAGATGCTGAAAGAGAAATCAGCTGTGAGACGCCCTATCAATGTTGCTGCTGAGAAGGATCGGTTGAGGAGTGAGTTGGAGATGGCTCTGAGCCGTAGGAATGAAGCTGAAGCAGAGAGGATTCGTGCGAAGCTGAAAAATCTGCAAAACGGGCCACAGCCAGTGTCAAAAGATGATAAGGCTGCAAAGTTGGAGGCTATGAACCGGAAGAACCGTGCTGATAACTTCAAGAATGCTTCAGAACTGAAACCTGTAAATACATCTTTGAAGGCAGGAGAGGCTGGATATGACCCTTTCTCAAGGAGGTGGACAAGATCAAGAAACTATTATGCATCGAAGCCAGGAGGAGATAATGCTGAAGAAACTGCCAACGGGTCCAGTAGCAATGTAGTGCCTAGCAATGAAGATATGGAGAGCAAGGCTCAAACTGGTACAGCAGCCACAACAGCAGCTCAAGTGGCAGCAGCTGACGCCGGGAAGCTCATCGATACCAATGCACCAGTGGATCTGGGAACAGAATCAAATGTGCTGCATACATTTGAGCTTCCTATATCATTGTCTTCTCTGCAAGAATTTGGTGGAGCCAAGGGCCTGTTCGATGGTTACATGGCAAGGAGGCAGAAGATAGAAGCTACAATGGGGTACAAAGTGCCTGACAACGATGGGAGGAGGCATGCTTTAACCCTGAGTGTGAGTGATTACAAACGGCGACGGGGTCTCCTCTGA
- the LOC136502584 gene encoding uncharacterized protein yields the protein MDGQGGGWLPLDLSLATAGPSASAGEQRPRARPNRRTVSSLYAELGAMLPNLPTDRPASKEEIVEAAAARVKMLEDTVAVLETYRAVRGTVGAGAASGAGRQPEVSVAVGAVCFCARLPARSPGALARALEAFHRRGVEVLVATVGRHGHGAGAAVLTVTAASAPPEVLEMIRADIAAIY from the exons ATGGATGGACAAGGAGGAGGATGGCTTCCGCTCGACCTGTCCCTGGCCACCGCGGGGCCGTCGGCGTCGGCTGGCGAGCAGCGGCCGAGGGCGCGGCCGAACCGGCGCACCGTGTCCTCCCTCTACGCTGAGCTGGGCGCGATGCTCCCCAACCTCCCCACCGACCGG CCGGCGAGCAAGGAGGAGatcgtggaggcggcggcggcgcgggtgaagatgCTGGAGGACACGGTGGCCGTGCTGGAGACGTATCGCGCGGTGCGCGGCAccgtcggcgccggcgccgcctctGGTGCCGGGCGGCAGCCCGAGGTGTCCGTGGCCGTCGGCGCGGTGTGCTTCTGCGCGCGGCTGCCGGCGCGGAGCCCCGGCGCGCTGGCGCGGGCGCTGGAGGCGTTCCATCGCCGCGGGGTCGAGGTCCTGGTGGCCACGGTGGGGCGCCACGgccacggcgccggcgccgccgtgctcacggtcaccgCCGCCTCCGCGCCGCCCGAGGTCCTGGAGATGATCAGGGCCGACATCGCCGCCATCTACTGA